A genomic region of bacterium contains the following coding sequences:
- a CDS encoding sulfide/dihydroorotate dehydrogenase-like FAD/NAD-binding protein: MHPIVSVTQLSPNVTRLVVEAPRIAKIRQPGQFVIVRLGPGHERIPLTIADGDAEAGTITLVIQAVGKSTKELCALAPGAAIQDVAGPLGRPTELAESGHAVCVGGGVGTAVVHPIAQGLAARGVKVTSVIGGRSKEWVIYEEELRRHGDVVVCTDDGSYGRHGFVTDALKDVIAAGPVSTVYAVGPVPMMRAVAEMTRPLGVHTIVSLNPIMIDGTGMCGGCRVTVGGEVKFACVDGPEFDAHLVDFAELRDRLSTYMDFERQASERAENAGHVCKIR, translated from the coding sequence ATGCATCCGATCGTTTCAGTCACGCAACTCTCGCCCAACGTCACCCGTCTGGTCGTCGAGGCGCCGCGCATCGCGAAGATCCGCCAGCCGGGTCAGTTCGTGATCGTGCGCCTCGGGCCCGGCCACGAGCGGATCCCGCTGACGATCGCCGACGGCGACGCCGAGGCCGGCACGATCACGCTCGTCATTCAGGCGGTGGGGAAGAGCACGAAGGAACTCTGCGCGCTCGCCCCCGGCGCCGCGATCCAGGACGTCGCCGGCCCGCTCGGCCGGCCGACGGAGCTGGCCGAGTCGGGCCACGCCGTCTGCGTCGGCGGCGGCGTCGGCACGGCCGTCGTCCACCCGATCGCGCAGGGGCTCGCCGCGCGCGGCGTCAAGGTCACGAGCGTGATCGGCGGCCGCAGCAAGGAATGGGTGATCTACGAAGAAGAGCTGCGGCGCCACGGCGACGTCGTCGTCTGCACCGACGACGGCAGCTACGGCCGCCACGGCTTCGTCACCGACGCGCTGAAGGACGTGATCGCGGCGGGCCCGGTCTCCACCGTCTACGCGGTCGGCCCGGTGCCGATGATGCGCGCCGTCGCCGAGATGACGCGCCCGCTCGGCGTGCACACGATCGTCTCCCTCAACCCGATCATGATCGACGGCACGGGGATGTGCGGCGGCTGCCGCGTGACGGTCGGCGGCGAGGTCAAGTTCGCCTGCGTGGACGGCCCGGAGTTCGACGCCCACCTCGTGGACTTCGCCGAGCTGCGCGACCGCCTTTCCACCTACATGGACTTTGAACGGCAGGCGTCCGAGCGCGCGGAGAACGCGGGCCACGTCTGCAAGATTCGGTGA